Proteins from a single region of Oncorhynchus nerka isolate Pitt River linkage group LG18, Oner_Uvic_2.0, whole genome shotgun sequence:
- the LOC115146090 gene encoding 26S proteasome regulatory subunit 10B: MADPRDRGLQDYRKKLLEHKEIDGRLKELREQLREQTKQYEKSENDLKALQSVGQIVGEVLKQLTEEKFIVKATNGPRYVVGCRRQLDKAMLKPGTRVALDMTTLTIMRYLPREVDPLVYNMSHEDPGSVSYSEIGGLAEQIRELREVIELPLTNPELFLRVGIIPPKGCLLYGPPGTGKTLLARAVASQLDCNFLKVVSSSIVDKYIGESARLIREMFNYARDHQPCIIFMDEIDAIGGRRFSEGTSADREIQRTLMELLNQMDGFDTLHRVKMIMATNRPDTLDPALLRPGRLDRKIHIELPNEQARMDILKIHSGPITKHGEMDYEAIVKLSDGFNGADLRNVCTEAGMFAIRADHEYVTQEDFMKAVRKVADSKKLESKLDYKPL, translated from the exons ATGGCGGATCCCAGAGACAGGGGACTTCAAGATTACAGAAAGAAATTGCTCGAGCACAAAGAAATTGATGGACGCTTGAAAGAAT TGCGTGAACAACTGAGAGAACAGACAAAACAGTATGAAAAATCAGAAAATGATCTGAAAGCTCTACAAAGTGTTGGACAG ATTGTTGGTGAGGTCCTGAAGCAGCTTACAGAGGAAAAAT TCATTGTCAAAGCAACCAATGGCCCACGGTATGTGGTTGGATGCAGACGGCAA CTGGacaaggctatgctcaaacctGGTACTAGAGTTGCATTGGATATGACCACTCTGACTATCATGAG GTACCTTCCCAGAGAGGTGGACCCCCTTGTGTACAATATGTCTCATGAAGACCCTGGCAGCGTCTCCTACTCTGAGATCGGAGGCTTGGCTGAGCAGATCAGAGAGCTCAGAGAG GTGATTGAGCTGCCTCTGACCAACCCTGAGCTCTTCCTGAGGGTGGGTATCATCCCCCCTAAAGGCTGCCTGCTCTACGGACCCCCAG GAACTGGAAAAACACTTTTGGCCAGAGCAGTTGCTAGCCAGCTTGACTGCAATTTTCTAAAGGTGGTGTCCAGCTCCATAGTGGACAAGTACATTGGTGAGAGCGCTAGGCTGATCCGAGAAATGTTCAACTACGCCAGAGACCATCAGCCCTGCATCATCTTCATGGATGAGATCGATGCCATAG GTGGTCGTCGTTTCTCTGAGGGGACGTCTGCAGACAGAGAAATCCAGAGGACACTGATGGAG CTGCTGAACCAAATGGATGGCTTTGACACCCTGCACAGAGTGAAGATGATCATGGCCACCAACCGTCCAGACACGCTGGACCCTGCCCTTCTAAGGCCAGGGAGACTGGACCGCAAGATCC ACATCGAACTGCCCAATGAGCAGGCTCGGATGGACATTCTGAAGATACACTCTGGACCAATCACTAAGCATGGAGAGATGG ATTACGAGGCCATTGTGAAGTTGTCTGATGGATTTAATGGAGCTGATTTAAGGAACGTGTGCACTGAAGCAG GTATGTTTGCAATCCGTGCTGACCATGAGTATGTGACCCAGGAAGATTTCATGAAGGCCGTTCGTAAGGTTGCAGATTCTAAGAAACTGGAATCCAAGCTGGACTACAAGCCTTTATGA